The Papaver somniferum cultivar HN1 chromosome 3, ASM357369v1, whole genome shotgun sequence genome includes a region encoding these proteins:
- the LOC113357651 gene encoding auxin response factor 5-like isoform X2, whose protein sequence is MAAQPTNTLLEEMKALKEFQDQSEAKKSINSELWHACAGPLVSLPQTGSLVLYFPQGHSEQVAVSTKRAATSQIPNYPGLPSQLTCQVHNVTLHCDKETDEIFAQMTLQPVNSEKDVFPFPDFGVKINKHPTEFFCKTLTASDTSTHGGFSVPRRAAEKLFPPLDYSMQPPTQELIVHDLHDNSWTFRHIYRGQPKRHLLTTGWSVFVGSKRLKAGDAVLFIRDERSQLMVGVRRANHQQTNLPSSVLSADSMHFGVLAAAAHAAANRSPFTIFYNPRACPSEFVIPLTRFQKALYGTQVSIGMRFGMMLETEESGKRRYMGTVVGISDLDHLRWPNSKWCNLQVEWDEAGCGDKQNRVSLWDIETPESLFIFPSLTSNLKRPVHSGFGENDWGNLFKRPFARGPENGTGAFSYSSFPSLLKPPAAGPIGAMSAGYLPPCVTRGTPLLVGESSVKPFASQKSQFLSIDGTSLQNHNSCQNILDVPQILKSNLLPQTHARENINPPFKVESQSSPKPQSEKPETRPVVVSDQLNQPASSSKCTEDKLDGSMNSHTLVNQMLHPNQGMLLPQTSQQLEPNTLLQHQIDTLPFDASNATGLLPYPMNLSSSQYLDNDDWMLHSGQSLAGILRSPALPSGCGLEDLPMLYSEMGNVAATSLGQETWASQLNYLRYLSQEQELTPCLQRLPTTLQGFSNSGVGLKDLSEDSKNQCEIYSVHFESSNGGSTIIDPSVSSTAFDGIGSLGIEGFQSSNCLVGNFSSNQDVQSQITTASMVDSQAFSLQELQDNSGGTSSSNIDLDDTGLLQNGSWQQISPPLRTYTKVQKVGSVGRSIDVTRFKNYDDLRSAIACMFGLDGMLDDPRGSSWKLVYVDYENDVLLVGDDPWEEFVSCVRCIRILSPSEVQQMSEDGLNLLSNTVV, encoded by the exons ATGGCTGCACAACCTACTAACACTCTGCTAGAAGAGATGAAGGCTTTGAAAGAATTTCAAGATCAGTCTG AGGCAAAGAAGAGTATAAATTCAGAGTTATGGCATGCTTGTGCTGGGCCACTGGTTTCATTACCTCAAACTGGAAGTCTCGTACTCTACTTCCCTCAAGGTCATAGTGAGCAG GTAGCGGTTTCAACGAAAAGAGCAGCGACATCACAGATACCGAATTACCCAGGCCTCCCATCTCAGTTGACGTGTCAAGTTCACAATGTCACACTACAT TGTGATAAAGAAACAGATGAGATTTTTGCGCAAATGACTCTTCAGCCGGTGAATTCT GAAAAGGATGTGTTTCCATTTCCCGATTTTGGAGTAAAAATCAACAAGCATCCAACGGAGTTCTTCTGCAAGACACTAACAGCAAGTGATACAAGCACACATGGTGGTTTTTCAGTGCCCCGTAGGGCAGCAGAAAAGCTGTTTCCTCCATTG GATTATTCAATGCAACCCCCAACTCAGGAGCTTATAGTGCACGATTTGCATGATAATTCGTGGACGTTTCGTCACATATATCGCG GGCAGCCAAAGCGACACCTTCTCACAACTGGATGGAGTGTCTTTGTGGGTTCAAAAAGACTAAAAGCCGGTGATGCTGTTCTGTTTATTAG GGATGAGAGGTCACAATTAATGGTGGGTGTGAGGCGTgcaaatcatcaacaaacaaatTTGCCATCATCTGTACTCTCTGCTGATAGCATGCATTTTGGAGTTCTCGCTGCTGCAGCTCATGCTGCAGCTAATCGAAGCCCATTCACCATATTCTACAATCCGAG GGCATGCCCTTCAGAATTTGTCATTCCATTGACCAGATTCCAAAAGGCCTTATATGGCACACAGGTTTCTATTGGAATGAGATTTGGTATGATGCTTGAAACCGAGGAGTCTGGTAAGCGCAG GTACATGGGCACAGTTGTAGGTATTAGTGACTTGGATCATTTAAGATGGCCTAATTCTAAATGGTGTAATCTTCAG GTGGAATGGGATGAAGCTGGATGTGGTGATAAGCAGAATAGGGTTAGCTTATGGGACATAGAGACTCCTGAAAGCCTTTTCATTTTTCCGTCCCTGACTTCAAATCTCAAACGACCAGTACACTCTGGATTTGGAG AGAATGACTGGGGAAATCTGTTCAAGAGACCTTTTGCTCGTGGCCCTGAAAACGGAACTGGTGCTTTCTCGTACTCCTCGTTTCCCAGTCTCCTGAAACCCCCAGCTGCTGGCCCCATCGGAGCCATGTCTGCGGGATACCTTCCACCTTGTGTTACTAGAGGAACTCCTCTGCTAGTGGGAGAATCATCTGTAAAACCTTTTGCTTCCCAGAAATCTCAGTTTCTTTCAATAGATGGCACTTCacttcaaaatcataattcttgtCAGAACATCCTTGATGTGCCTcagattttgaaatcaaatttgtTACCACAAACACATGCACGTGAAAATATCAATCCTCCTTTCAAAGTTGAAAGTCAATCGTCGCCCAAACCACAAAGTGAGAAACCAGAAACACGGCCTGTGGTGGTATCAGATCAGCTGAATCAGCCGGCTTCCTCCTCCAAATGCACTGAAGACAAGTTGGATGGGTCTATGAATTCTCATACCCTCGTAAATCAAATGTTACATCCTAACCAAGGCATGTTATTGCCGCAAACAAGTCAACAATTGGAGCCGAATACGCTCCTTCAACATCAGATTGATACCCTCCCTTTTGATGCAAGTAATGCAACTGGCTTACTTCCGTATCCAATGAACCTCTCATCATCTCAGTACTTGGATAATGATGATTGGATGTTGCACTCCGGTCAGTCTCTTGCAGGAATTCTTAGATCACCAGCACTACCATCCGGATGTGGTTTAGAAGACCTCCCAATGCTGTATTCAGAAATGGGTAATGTAGCAGCAACTTCATTGGGTCAAGAAACTTGGGCTTCTCAGCTGAACTATTTAAGATACTTATCTCAAGAACAAGAACTCACCCCATGCCTTCAGAGACTTCCAACTACTCTTCAGGGTTTCTCAAATTCAGGTGTTGGACTCAAAGACCTCTCTGAGGATAGCaagaatcaatgtgagatttatAGTGTTCATTTTGAATCAAGCAATGGAGGAAGCACTATTATAGATCCTTCTGTGTCGAGCACCGCCTTCGACGGAATTGGCTCACTGGGGATTGAAGGGTTCCAGAGTTCTAATTGCTTAGTTGGTAACTTTAGTTCAAACCAAGATGTTCAGTCTCAGATTACCACAGCAAGCATGGTAGATTCTCAAGCCTTCTCTCTCCAAGAACTTCAGGACAATTCAGGAGGTACGTCATCCAGCAATATAGATCTCGATGACACTGGCCTCTTACAGAATGGCTCATGGCAGCAAATATCCCCACCTCTAAGAACGTATACAAAG GTCCAAAAGGTAGGATCCGTTGGGAGATCAATTGATGTTACAAGGTTTAAGAACTACGATGATCTCAGATCTGCTATAGCTTGCATGTTTGGCCTCGATGGTATGCTTGATGATCCAAGAGGTTCAAGCTGGAAGCTTGTATATGTAGATTACGAAAATGATGTGCTTCTTGTTGGTGATGATCCGTGGGA GGAGTTCGTTAGCTGTGTCCGTTGCATCCGAATTTTGTCTCCTTCAGAAGTTCAGCAAATGAGCGAAGACGGATTGAATCTATTAAGTAACACGGTAGTGTAA
- the LOC113357651 gene encoding auxin response factor 5-like isoform X1: MGSVIEEKIKTTSAATAGLINMAAQPTNTLLEEMKALKEFQDQSEAKKSINSELWHACAGPLVSLPQTGSLVLYFPQGHSEQVAVSTKRAATSQIPNYPGLPSQLTCQVHNVTLHCDKETDEIFAQMTLQPVNSEKDVFPFPDFGVKINKHPTEFFCKTLTASDTSTHGGFSVPRRAAEKLFPPLDYSMQPPTQELIVHDLHDNSWTFRHIYRGQPKRHLLTTGWSVFVGSKRLKAGDAVLFIRDERSQLMVGVRRANHQQTNLPSSVLSADSMHFGVLAAAAHAAANRSPFTIFYNPRACPSEFVIPLTRFQKALYGTQVSIGMRFGMMLETEESGKRRYMGTVVGISDLDHLRWPNSKWCNLQVEWDEAGCGDKQNRVSLWDIETPESLFIFPSLTSNLKRPVHSGFGENDWGNLFKRPFARGPENGTGAFSYSSFPSLLKPPAAGPIGAMSAGYLPPCVTRGTPLLVGESSVKPFASQKSQFLSIDGTSLQNHNSCQNILDVPQILKSNLLPQTHARENINPPFKVESQSSPKPQSEKPETRPVVVSDQLNQPASSSKCTEDKLDGSMNSHTLVNQMLHPNQGMLLPQTSQQLEPNTLLQHQIDTLPFDASNATGLLPYPMNLSSSQYLDNDDWMLHSGQSLAGILRSPALPSGCGLEDLPMLYSEMGNVAATSLGQETWASQLNYLRYLSQEQELTPCLQRLPTTLQGFSNSGVGLKDLSEDSKNQCEIYSVHFESSNGGSTIIDPSVSSTAFDGIGSLGIEGFQSSNCLVGNFSSNQDVQSQITTASMVDSQAFSLQELQDNSGGTSSSNIDLDDTGLLQNGSWQQISPPLRTYTKVQKVGSVGRSIDVTRFKNYDDLRSAIACMFGLDGMLDDPRGSSWKLVYVDYENDVLLVGDDPWEEFVSCVRCIRILSPSEVQQMSEDGLNLLSNTVV; encoded by the exons ATGGGTTCGGTTATTGAAGAGAAGATTAAGACAACATCGGCAGCAACAGCTGGGTTGATTAATATGGCTGCACAACCTACTAACACTCTGCTAGAAGAGATGAAGGCTTTGAAAGAATTTCAAGATCAGTCTG AGGCAAAGAAGAGTATAAATTCAGAGTTATGGCATGCTTGTGCTGGGCCACTGGTTTCATTACCTCAAACTGGAAGTCTCGTACTCTACTTCCCTCAAGGTCATAGTGAGCAG GTAGCGGTTTCAACGAAAAGAGCAGCGACATCACAGATACCGAATTACCCAGGCCTCCCATCTCAGTTGACGTGTCAAGTTCACAATGTCACACTACAT TGTGATAAAGAAACAGATGAGATTTTTGCGCAAATGACTCTTCAGCCGGTGAATTCT GAAAAGGATGTGTTTCCATTTCCCGATTTTGGAGTAAAAATCAACAAGCATCCAACGGAGTTCTTCTGCAAGACACTAACAGCAAGTGATACAAGCACACATGGTGGTTTTTCAGTGCCCCGTAGGGCAGCAGAAAAGCTGTTTCCTCCATTG GATTATTCAATGCAACCCCCAACTCAGGAGCTTATAGTGCACGATTTGCATGATAATTCGTGGACGTTTCGTCACATATATCGCG GGCAGCCAAAGCGACACCTTCTCACAACTGGATGGAGTGTCTTTGTGGGTTCAAAAAGACTAAAAGCCGGTGATGCTGTTCTGTTTATTAG GGATGAGAGGTCACAATTAATGGTGGGTGTGAGGCGTgcaaatcatcaacaaacaaatTTGCCATCATCTGTACTCTCTGCTGATAGCATGCATTTTGGAGTTCTCGCTGCTGCAGCTCATGCTGCAGCTAATCGAAGCCCATTCACCATATTCTACAATCCGAG GGCATGCCCTTCAGAATTTGTCATTCCATTGACCAGATTCCAAAAGGCCTTATATGGCACACAGGTTTCTATTGGAATGAGATTTGGTATGATGCTTGAAACCGAGGAGTCTGGTAAGCGCAG GTACATGGGCACAGTTGTAGGTATTAGTGACTTGGATCATTTAAGATGGCCTAATTCTAAATGGTGTAATCTTCAG GTGGAATGGGATGAAGCTGGATGTGGTGATAAGCAGAATAGGGTTAGCTTATGGGACATAGAGACTCCTGAAAGCCTTTTCATTTTTCCGTCCCTGACTTCAAATCTCAAACGACCAGTACACTCTGGATTTGGAG AGAATGACTGGGGAAATCTGTTCAAGAGACCTTTTGCTCGTGGCCCTGAAAACGGAACTGGTGCTTTCTCGTACTCCTCGTTTCCCAGTCTCCTGAAACCCCCAGCTGCTGGCCCCATCGGAGCCATGTCTGCGGGATACCTTCCACCTTGTGTTACTAGAGGAACTCCTCTGCTAGTGGGAGAATCATCTGTAAAACCTTTTGCTTCCCAGAAATCTCAGTTTCTTTCAATAGATGGCACTTCacttcaaaatcataattcttgtCAGAACATCCTTGATGTGCCTcagattttgaaatcaaatttgtTACCACAAACACATGCACGTGAAAATATCAATCCTCCTTTCAAAGTTGAAAGTCAATCGTCGCCCAAACCACAAAGTGAGAAACCAGAAACACGGCCTGTGGTGGTATCAGATCAGCTGAATCAGCCGGCTTCCTCCTCCAAATGCACTGAAGACAAGTTGGATGGGTCTATGAATTCTCATACCCTCGTAAATCAAATGTTACATCCTAACCAAGGCATGTTATTGCCGCAAACAAGTCAACAATTGGAGCCGAATACGCTCCTTCAACATCAGATTGATACCCTCCCTTTTGATGCAAGTAATGCAACTGGCTTACTTCCGTATCCAATGAACCTCTCATCATCTCAGTACTTGGATAATGATGATTGGATGTTGCACTCCGGTCAGTCTCTTGCAGGAATTCTTAGATCACCAGCACTACCATCCGGATGTGGTTTAGAAGACCTCCCAATGCTGTATTCAGAAATGGGTAATGTAGCAGCAACTTCATTGGGTCAAGAAACTTGGGCTTCTCAGCTGAACTATTTAAGATACTTATCTCAAGAACAAGAACTCACCCCATGCCTTCAGAGACTTCCAACTACTCTTCAGGGTTTCTCAAATTCAGGTGTTGGACTCAAAGACCTCTCTGAGGATAGCaagaatcaatgtgagatttatAGTGTTCATTTTGAATCAAGCAATGGAGGAAGCACTATTATAGATCCTTCTGTGTCGAGCACCGCCTTCGACGGAATTGGCTCACTGGGGATTGAAGGGTTCCAGAGTTCTAATTGCTTAGTTGGTAACTTTAGTTCAAACCAAGATGTTCAGTCTCAGATTACCACAGCAAGCATGGTAGATTCTCAAGCCTTCTCTCTCCAAGAACTTCAGGACAATTCAGGAGGTACGTCATCCAGCAATATAGATCTCGATGACACTGGCCTCTTACAGAATGGCTCATGGCAGCAAATATCCCCACCTCTAAGAACGTATACAAAG GTCCAAAAGGTAGGATCCGTTGGGAGATCAATTGATGTTACAAGGTTTAAGAACTACGATGATCTCAGATCTGCTATAGCTTGCATGTTTGGCCTCGATGGTATGCTTGATGATCCAAGAGGTTCAAGCTGGAAGCTTGTATATGTAGATTACGAAAATGATGTGCTTCTTGTTGGTGATGATCCGTGGGA GGAGTTCGTTAGCTGTGTCCGTTGCATCCGAATTTTGTCTCCTTCAGAAGTTCAGCAAATGAGCGAAGACGGATTGAATCTATTAAGTAACACGGTAGTGTAA